The Leptospira stimsonii genome includes the window GAGCGAAGGAAATTCTTCCATTGATCAACGGGCAGTCGTTTACCCGTTTTTTTTATATCGGAACTCCAAACAAAGACAATAAGGAAACTCCGGAAAACATTACAAATTCGGAATATTCTTATGAGGATATGCATGTTAAGGATCTGACCGCGGCAGTGGAAGATTTGAACGTGAAGTTGGAATGGAAAGCGCCTGAAAAGGCGGATGAAAATACGATTTACACGATCTACCAAGCCCTCAAACCTCTCAGCGGTGGGACGGCCACGTTCCTAGGCGGAAATGTTCGGAAGTTGGGGGAAGTAAAACATCCGGATACGGCCGCGCAGATTCGTTTGAAATCGCTGAGCACGCAGATTTATTTCGGAGTTACCGTAAAACGTCAGAATCAAGAAGAATTCAATCTTGTTGAGAACGAGTCCTTTGTCGCGATAGCCGCGGATCCGAATGCGATAGCGACTAACGATAATCTGGAAAATGATAAAAAGGAAGAGAATCCTCAAGTTCAGGACGAAAATAAGGAAAAGCCCGAAAAACAAGAAGAAGATTTTTCGGGGACGGACGACGAAGTGGACACTGTTCTACGAAGAACATACTGGAAACGGGCGTATGCGGACGCGGTTCACGATTTGAAACCGTTTACAGGAAGCGGAAATTCGGCTCAGGTTAGAGGGAAGGCGAAATTTTTCACTGGACTCTCTCACTATAGAAAAGGCAATTATAAGGAAGCGTTAAAGTTTTTGATCAACAAAGATAGTAAATTTTACAACGCAGAACGCTCTGAATTTTGGTCGAAGCGTTGTCTGTCTCGGATCTCCGGAGGAAATCCATGAATCGTTCTATTATATTAATTACGGGATTCTTATTTATTTGCGCCGGGCTTCTGACCGGGGTGTATCAGACCACCATCCAAGACGAAGATTCCAAACGTAAGAACGTATTGGAAAGAATCAAAGAAGGCGAAGAATACTTAAAACAGACAAACGCGAAGTCCGCGGAAAAAGCAGTGGATATCTTTTCCGAACTCTCTGCTCGAGAAATTCCGGACGAACATTCGTTTCGAGTAAAATACGATATGGGAAGAGCCTTGGAAAGAAACCAAGATAGTCTTCTCGCACTCGGGATTTATCGGGAACTGAATCAGAAAGAAGGTTTGTCTCGGGACGAAAGATCCAAGGTTGCGTATTCCATGGGAAATCTACTTCTTCAACTCAATCGCGACGAAGAAGGGAAAGGTCATCTCGAAGAAGTGCTTCGAATTTCAGCGGACGCCAAACTTCGTTCCAACGCGTTATCCGCCATCGCAGATTACTATATGAAGAAGGGAAATTACGATCTTTCCCGAAAAAACTACGTTCTCGCATTACAAGAAGATCCTGAAAACGTAAAGGCGCGTGTCCGTTGGGGAAAATCCCTGCGTAGAATGGGAAAGGATTGGTCCGCCTACGACGTGTATGACGATTATGCTCAAGCCGGATTTTACTTTGATCCTGAAAAAGAAAAAGTGAGTTCCGAATTCAGAAGCGGCATTTTGGAAAAGGCGAGACAACTCTACGTGCGCAAACAATATTACGGCGCGATTGATACTTTTAAAAAAGCTCTGGAAATGGGAATCAGTCCAAAGGCTGAAGAACAAGCGTTATTCTACATCGCAGAAAGTTACGAAGCAGTTGGCAAATCCGATTCTGCGCTCCAATATTTAAACCGAGTTCTTGGAAACCAAGACGGTTCTTTGGATCAAACCGCGCTCTTCCGAAAAGGCACCGTTTATTTTAAGAATGGAAAGTATGAAAAAGCCGCGGCTCTTTTCCAAGAAGCGACGGATAAATATCCCGATTCTCCCGTTGGAAGAAAAGCAAGCGCTTGGAAAAAAGAATCTTTAGATCAAGTGGAAGACAATCTTCACTATAAAGAATCGGACAAGGCAAAGAGCAAAGAAGACTTAGAGACGGAAAGGTTCGACTAGGGAGCTTCCGTTTTGATAAACTCTTCTTCCTTGAGTTCCATTTTAATTCCTAAAATATCATAAATCGCATTCGGAATATTTACGATCGCCTTTATTTTATCCTTTAATACGGACGTATATTTTCCGTAGAGAATAGTCGGGACCTGGTTGACGGTATGCACGTCCACCGAAAGATCTTCTAAGTTTCCGTGATCGGAAGTCACGATCAATTGATCCGTTTCCGGATCCAACGCTTCCGTAACCCCTTTTAAAAAAGATTCCAATTCTCCGATATATTTTTCAGCCGCTTCCCAATTCATTTTATGTCCGACCTTGTCGGTCAGAAAAAATTCATAAATACAAAGAGTATAATCGTCTTCTTTACAATTTTGAACGATGGACTTACCGGTTTCATAGGGATCTCTAACTCGAAAGAGATCGTCCGATTCTTCTAGAAATCCTTGCGAGAATTCTCTTAAGTATTCGTGAGTTATGTCCATATAAAGACCTTTGCCGTTCCTAAGGTCTTCCATGGTTTTTAAAGGTCGGTCACTCGCCATTTGAATCAGAGTCGAAGCCGAAACGTGACGCGGATTCTTTTTGATATGTTCCGCAAATGCCGGAGAATAACAGTTGAGAAGGTCCGCTTTAAATCCGTGTTCGTCTAAAACGCGAATGATGGAATATTTACTGATGATCTTTTTAAGAGTAAAGGTCGGAAATCCGCTCAAATGTCTTTGAAGCACCTTGCACGCGTTGATCCCGGTCCAAAGAGAAGTCTGCCCTGTAGCGCTCTGAGGAAGACCTTTGATTCCTAACGAAGCGTCCGTCCTGAGAAAAACGGTATTCTTGAGGATTTCAGAGGATTCTCCGGAAATCGGTTTATCCGCGAGGGGTAAAAAGAAGGATTTTGCATACCGAGCAAAGGGGTTGGTTTTCGGATCATTGGGCCCGAAGCCGATCCCGTCGATGAACATATAAAAGATCATAGTTTTCTGTCTGGTTTTCTTCTTTCAGGTTAGACCAAAAGGGCCGATACTAAGAACAGTGACGTCCAACTTTTACAGAAAAATCGTCTTTGCCCTAACACTCATTCTATTAGGGCTGATCCCCGTTTCCATCCCTTTTTTGAGGGAAGAATGGAAAGAGTCCGCTATGTCGTTTCCGCTGAATCCGGCGGGAAATGAGAATTTTCTAAGACGACAAAATTTTCTAAAAGTCTGGATGGAAGCGAGAAAGGCTCCTCTTTTTGAAGCAGGTTCGAAGATAGAATATGCGCTAAGAAACGATCCTCTACCCAAAAGTGCAAAGGAACTCGGCGAAAGTCTTTTGAAGAATTTAGAACTTAAGTCGATCAAAATCTATGATTCTTCCTATCGTCTGATTTATTCCAGCGAGGAGACAAAGGAAATCTTTAACGGTGATCTGAGGTTAGGCGATTTAAGAATAGAACCTTCCGGAATCAATTTCGACGGCTCCGGAGTTCCGATTTACAGAAGCAAGGATGGAGAATGGTTTCTCTGGATGAAAGGTTTCGCATTGGGAAAACATATGTCCTTACCTTTTAATATTCGAGAAAAACAAGCTTACTGGATTTTCGAAGCAGGCAAAAACGGAACCGATTCTTTAATCGGATCAAACGACCTTAGGTCCCTGGATTATCCTGAGAATATCGAAGAAATATTAGCTGAATTTAATAAACCGACAGCGGAATGGAAGGATCGTCCGCTTTGGGAAAAGAATAAGATCGGAAATAATACGATCTTTCTTTCCTATGACAAGGGTTCGAGACTGAGACAACTTTTTCAAATTTTCGTTTTTCTTTTCTTTTTGTTAGGATTGTGCGGTTTGGGAATCATTACTTCCACCTTGCTACATTCCATCGTTGTTGAAAAAGAATTCGATAATAAGGAAAAAATTCTCAGACTCAGGGACGTCTTTTTAAGAATTTTGTTACTTTTGCGGAGGGAAAACTGATGACCGGATTGAAACTTAGAATTTCCCTATTAATCATATCCGTAATTTCCTTTTTTTATTACTTGTTCATCCCTTATTTTCCGGAGGGAGTATATTATAAAAATAGAATTAACTCTATATTCATAAACTTTAACGAAGAACTTCATCGATTGGAATCGGGTTTAAACGAGGTGAAATCCGTTTCCGAATTGGAAAATCTACAATTAGAGTTTCCGATGGTTTCCGGTATTAAATTGATCTCGGAAACGGAACTCGCCGTTCGCACGGATGCGGAAGGAAAACTTTTGGCGGAAACTCTGAAAGAAGGCGCGAGTCGTTTATTTTATCTGAAACCGTATCTCGTTCTTTGTCTTCCGGTTGCCGAAGAAAAAAGGCTGATTCTTGCCGAATTGAGAGAAGACAGTTTGCGAGTTTCCTTTGCCGGCACGGATTCTATTCTGATTCCGGATCTAAAATTCGGCGGCTATGTCGAGCCCGGGAAAAAATATCACGGCTTGAGCGGAGATCAGATTTCTTCCTTGTTGATCGGCGGATGGAATCATTCCGGCGACGCTGTGAACCGTATTCAAATTGGAACTGCGCCTTTTATCGGATATTACTATGCTACTCCGGAAAACTCATACGGTTTTCTAAAAGGAATTCTGATCTTAAAACCGGGAAACGAAGGCCTTCCCTTTTTATTCTTATCGGGCTTTCTTATTCTTCTTTTTCTGATCGATCTTATGATTCGTGTTTTGAGAATGAAGAAGGATCTTTTCTCGGATAAGGAAGGAAAAGAGATTCAAGACTTAGTTGGACAAATTTCGAAAGGAGTCAACGGTCTTCAACTCGCGAAACAAAAAGCGATGGAACTGGTCGATAAGGATCAGCAAGAGGGAATCAGAACCTTGACCTCGGAAGAAGTGGATTCGGATTTAAGAACTCTTCCGATCAGTTTACAAGAAGTGAAAAAGGAAGGCGGCGCTTCCATCTTCGTCCTTCCGTTTGAACTGAAGGGAGAAGGTTATATTTCGCCGGCGTATCTTCGCGATCCCGAAAAATTCAGAGTTCACCCCGTTGTTTCTCCGGAGATTGAAAAGAAACGATCCGAAATCTTTAATTCCGAATTACAAACCTTGATTTCAAAGGTAAGCGAACCATCCGGGGAAAAGCCGCAACCCGAGGACATTCAGAAAAAAACTTCGCAACCCGCGCAGATCGAAGAACCGGTCCATGGCAAACATTTGGATTTGGGACCGGGTTATATGAAATGGTTGGCGTCACTTCCGATTCGGGACCGAAGAAAAATTCTCGAAGTTTTGGACGAGCTCGGTTACGGATTAGAATCAGAATATTCTTTTATTCTAAAATACTATATCTCCGTTTTTTCTTCGCTTAAGTTGAGCGGCTTTGCCATCAATTACTATGACAGAAGGAACGGAAGTTATACTCCTTTTGTGACATACAGTTTGAAGGAAAAAACCGCAGAGAATATGATCTTTCTCTATGACGATCAATACATAGGAAAAGAATCCGGAACTTATTCTCTGATCGGAATCACCGAAGAAAGAAAGAATGATCGATTCTTTCGAAAAAAATTCGATCTCGCTGATTTGGAATCCTGCATTTCCATTCTAACGATTCCTCTTTCCAATTTCGGAATTCCCTTTCGTTTTTTCCTTTTTTACAAGGACCCGCCGACGGAAGAGAATGCTCAGGAAATTGAGAATTTGATCTTTCATTCCTTGGAGCCAGTGGTCAAAGCCTTTGAAGAATATGATCGTAAAGTTTTAGGAGAACTTTTCCGGGATAAGAGGGACATTGTTTCTTCTCGAATTCACATGATGAGAATCGCAACGGACGGAGAAAGGGGAGTAACAAAATCCTTCAAAGTCGAATTTCACGGAAAGGATTTTCATAAGCTTGAATCGGATCGAAAAAAAGTCATGTCTCAGATTTCGGAAATACTCGGACCCGAAGATATGTGTTTTGGAATCGGAGTAGGCGCCTTCGGAATGTATACTCGAAAAGATTTGGAAGAGAAGGTCCGTTCTTTCTTGGATCAAACCGGACATACTTATGATTTTACGGTCGATGTTTATCCTGAGAGCGGAAAAAATCTTTTCACTTATCTCTAAAATCCGTTCGTACCCGATGAACTTTTCGAACCTTGCGCTTCTTTTGATCTTAATCTTTTTATCCTTTCAAAGTCTGATTCCCAACGAGGAAAATCGAAAAGAATGGAATCGGGCCGCGAAAGAAAAAATTCTCAAGATGAATGAGAAGGAAGAAGAAACCGAATCGATTCCGTATCTTGAAAAATATGTGGAAAAAAATCCATCGGATCTAACGTTCAAACTTTGGTATGCGAGGGCCTTGTTTTATCGTAAGGATTTGGAATTGCCTGGACACGCTGAGGATGTTTTTTCGAGAATGGAAAAGCTGAAAAAGATTCGTGAAAACTATCTTCAGTCCGCCAAAATTTTTGAAGAAGTCTTAGAGTATCTCGCCCAAGCGACACCGCGAGATCCCGATCTCGGAAAATGGCATTTTTTATGGGCAATGGCGGAGTGGTATGCCGGACGCGACGACAGAGCGATACAGATTTTTAGAAAATCTTTTAAATATGATTTTCGATTGAACGAGGCCAATTACAATATCGCAAGCATCTATCAAGCGATGGGTCAATTGAAGGACGCTGATATTTATTTTAGAATGTATCTCAAAAACGACAAAGAAATGAGAGAGGAAAACTGATGGCGAGAGTCGACAAACGGTTTCAACTTCTCATGACGGAAGAAGAACTCGAACTCCTTAAGAACGAAGCGGATAAAAGAAATCTTTCCGCGGGGGAAATGTTGAGGCTTTCTTTGAGAAATGAAGTCTATCGTTCCGATTCTTATGAACGTCTGGAAGCTCTCAAGATACTTGCGAGTATGGAAGAATGAAATACTATCTTTCCAAGTCCTTACTCGAATCTCTGATCGAAGGGACTTCAGATCAAAAAGCGATTCTAATGGAATCACTCGGGAATCTCATCAAAGAACAACATTTATTTTATACGGGGACGATTTCGATTCTGCCAATTTTGGAAAAACAAAAAGATCCGGTGCAGAAGGATATTATCTGGACTCAGGTGAAACGTCTTTGTTTGGAAATTTTAGATTTTAAATCGGAAAATCTTTCTCTGGCTCAAAAGTTGTCGAAGGAATTCGGTAACTCAGAATGGATTTGGAATGAGATGGCGATCGCGATCGAGAAAGATTTAGACGGATTTATCACGATCGATAAGAATCTTCCGAATCAGAAGATGATCAAGATATTACTCGCTCAGGAAATAAACTTCGACGGGGTCGCTTAGCGGCGATACTTGATCCTTTCCTGTTTGGAAATGATAAGCCTTATTAAAGGCGCTGATTCTAAAATAATAAGTGGTTCCTTTTTTTAGGAAGAGCTGGTTCTTTTCCAAAAGTATTTCCGCATTGAGCGAAATGATACGATTGTCCACGCAGGTATTCAGCTTATTATAATATTCTTGAATATTGTTTGCGCTTTTTCCATCCGGTAATCCGGTGATCGGATCCAAATAATCGGAAGCGGGATGTTTCGGTCTCGTCTTTTTGTTCGGAGCTTCGTTTGTGAGTGGATACGTTCCTCGAATGATTCCCACCATTCGATCCGGGTGAATCCCATAGTGAATAAAATATCCGCCGCCGTGGATCACTTCTCTTTCCGGATTGGATTTCCAAGTCAAACAAACGCTCGGTCCGGAATCATCGATCGAATTCTCAACCACCTTTAAACCCAGAGGGCGAACCGGTGGAATCGTCTCTCGATAAGTTAGAGTGAGATTCTTCAACTCCGGCGTGAGATTTCCGTTCGGATCGGATTTGAATTTGATTCTCCATTGATAATAACGAAACGGAAGAAGGTCTTCTTTATTTTCCGTGATTCCCAAAAACTTTCTCAGAGAATTTTTGAGAGAGATTCGATATACGTCCGGATCCATAGAATCTAGTTTAAAAGATTCTAATTTTCTTAAGTCTACGGCGATCCACGCCGGTCCTTCCGAAGTCGGGTGAAAGACCGTGGGAGAAACTCGGAAATAAAGTTCTATCGCCGATGATTTTGGAATGTTTGCTTTTAGTTCGATTTCTTCTAAAAAGGCGCTGGAATACTTGCTCTTGTAAACCGGAGAAAGCGCGGTTCCGAATTTCGATTGAGTCGTATGTGTATCCGGATCGAAGTCTTGTCCTGGAAAAGAAACGTCCTCGGCATTCGGATTCGGTTTTCCTCGGAAGACGGCGAAGTTTTCCATCCATCCATAATACGAACTCGCGATCCGAAACGAAGTCGTGTCTTCCGGATGAAATCCCATTCTTATCAAATTTTTATTGGCAGGAATCGATCCTCTTGCGGATTCTTTTCCATTCAGATACAATACGATTTCTCTTTCTGAAGGATTGAAATGGAGAATGATTCGGTTCCATTGATTCTTTTTAAGGGTCGTGTTCGAAACGAGCTGAAGGGAAAGAAATCTTTTCTCCTCGGTTTCGAAAAAAGAATAAAATCCCGCTTTGAGTTTATCGTCCGCGATTTTAAGATCCCAGCCGAATGTGTTTCCCGAAGTTTCGTATAATTTTGAAATCAACGTCGCGTCTTTTTCCACCGTTCCCGGAAAAATGCTGAACGCGATGAAAAATTCTTCGGTTAAATCTTTAGAAGTGAGAACGCCCGAGTTTGAATGTGCGATTCTAATTCCGGTTCTTTTTCCGGAAAATCGTGCGCTTCTTTTTGCATGAAGAACGTTTTCCGAATCGGGAAGAAAGGATGAGGAAAGAACTTTATAATTTCCTGATATATCTTTTAGAATTGATGGTTCACCGGAATCGAAGTTCAAATACAAATCGGAACCGAGACTTCGATCCCGCGTTTGCAGTTTCAGCGTTTTTTGTTCCCCGTTCTTACCCGAAAGTTCCAGCCCGTTTCTTTGAAGATCGGTGAGAGAAAGGACTTTGGTTTCGGAAAAAAGAGAGGAAAACGATAGGATAACGAATGCCGGAAGGGCGACTAACGAGACTTTAGAGTTTGTAATCCATCCCATCCGGTTTTTGATTATGAGTTTAAGGTTTCGAGTTGATTGACTCTTCTCTCGTGGCGTCCGCCTTCGAAAGGAGTTGCGATCCAGGTTCGAACGATATTGAGAGCCAACTCTTTGCCCAGAATTCTTCCACCCAAGACAAGAACGTTTGCGTTGTTGTGACGTTTCGATAATTCCGCAGTCAATTGATCGTGGCAGAGAGCGGCTCTGATTCCTCCGAGGCGATTGGCCGCGATGGATGCGCCGATTCCGGTTCCGCAAAGGGCGATCAGTCCTTCCACTTCTTTGGAAAGAACTTTTTTACAAGCTTCGGCTATGACGATCGGATAATCGACGGACGTTTCGTCTTTCGTTCCATAGTCTACGATTTCCAATTCTCCTGCAAGAGCGGTGCGAAGAAATTCCTTGAGCTCAAAGCCTCCGTGATCCGAGGCGATTCCGATTTTTTTCATGATCTATATTTGTTTATGTCCCGACCGAACTCAGGATTCAAGCAAATAATTCTTTGTTTTACCCTCAAAAAGGGAATCGAAGAATTCTACAAAACGGAGTCTTTGTATGTCTTGGGCATCGCATCCCAAAACTCCACTTGGAGTAGAAAGAGGGAAAGATAAATCATCGAAAAATTCTCTTCGGAAACCTTTTCTCCTTTGAGAGAAAAGGACGTCGCGTCGTTCAATCGTGTGAGAAGTTCACGTTTTTGTTTGAGATGGGTCGTGAGGAGTTCCCATTCTATAGAATTGAGAGATCTCGTTTTTTCATCCGAGAGAACATAGTTTTCGTAATAAGAATTCAACTCCGTAAACGTTGCGAGATAACGGTCCCAATCCAAAAAAAGAATGGTATATTCTTCCTCCGTTAACTTCTTATTTTGAACGCAGTTTACCGATTGAAAACGGGCGCGTCCTTCTTTGTAGGCGATCGTTTCCGCGATCCTTTTTTTTTCCTCTAGAGAAATCGTGGATTTGAATAGATTGGCGAGTTCGGTAGAAGACGCCTCGTTCGTAAAACAATCCTGAATCGGAAGTTGTGTGAGAAAGTTCAAACCGGAAGCCGAAAGACTCCCGGAAGCGATTCCCAAAAAGAAAATGCCGATCAAAAATCTTTTGAAACGGAGAATTTTCATTTCGCCTTGGATTCAAATTCTTTCATAAAGGAAACGAGCTTTTGAACGCCGGCCATTGGCATAGAATTGTAAATCGAAGCTCGAAAGCCGCCGACCAACCGATGCCCGCCCAATCCGTGAAGTCCGTTCTTTTCCGCTTCGTCTAAAAACTTCGCGTCCAAGTTCTTATCCTTTAGTAGAAAAACCGCATTCATTTTGGATCGGGCGTTCTTTTGAACAGGACAAGTATATAAAGAAGAAGAATCTATGAAGTCGTATAACAATTGCGCCTTTTGTTCGTTCGTCTTCTGAACGACTTCGACTCCGCCGTGTTTTAATAACCACTCGAAGACCAACTTCGCGATATAAATAGAATACGTCGCGGGTGTGTTGTAGAGGGATTTGTTTTTGGTCATCACTTCGTAGTCCAAGAGAACCGGAATTTTTCTTCCTGAGATCCCGATCAGATCGTTTCGAATGATCAAAACGCTCAAACCGGAAGGACCGATATTCTTCTGCGCTCCGGCGAAGATGACTCCAAAATCACTTACTTCGATCTTGCGAGAGAGAAGTTCACTCGTCATATCAGCGACGAGAGGAACTTGTTTGATTTTTGGGAGAGTCGGATATTGTGTCCCGTAAATCGTGTTGTTCGATGTAATATGAAGATACTTTCCTTTGCCGGAAAGTTTTGTATCATCGAGGAATGGAACATCCGTGAATTTGTTTTCTGTCGCATCAGAAATCACGTTGACTCCGTTGAACTTGAGTCCTTCTTCCCAGGCTCTTTTTGTCCAGATGCCCGTGTGAGCGATATCGAAACTTTCTCCTTCTTTTAGGAGATTGAGCGGAAGAGCGGAAAAATGTAGGGTGGCTCCTCCGGAAAAGAATGCGATGGAATAGTCGTCTCCGATATTCAAGAGCGTGCGTAAGAGCGATTCCGCTTCTTTGAGGACGTCTTCAAAGAGAGGTTCTCTGTGACTCACTTCCATAATGGACATTCCGGAGCCCTTATAATTTAAGAACTCTGCCGCCGCGATTTCCATCACTTCGTTGGGAAGCATCGCCGGTCCCGCGCCGAAATTGTAAATTCTTTCCTGGAATTGATACATAATAGGATAAGGTTGCAAAGGGGAGTTTGGGGATCAACTTTCTTCTCGGAAAGAAGTCTCCGGATCGGGAAAAATCCTTGTCTCCATTGAATACCTGATGATAGCATATCCCCTGGTCAAAACGACTGCTTTCTCTTCCGGAGATGAAAAGGAGTATTTTAGAATGTTCAGAATCTTGATAGCACTTGTATGCGTTGGTTTTTCTTTTCCGTTATTTTCCCAGGATAATTCTAAACTTGGAGAAAAAGAAATCCGTTCTTCCGGAAGAGTCCAGTTTATCAATCGTTCTTCCGCGCGAGCCGGAGAAGATGTGAGAGGCACGAATGAAAAGGTCGGAGTCGGTTTGGCGGAGAATCTAAAAAAAGAGCCGAATAAAAGCCATAGTCAAGGTGGAATCAGTGTAACTAGAATCGCGCCTGAAGATAAAAAATTCGGAGCGGATATTTTTTCTCTCTCCGAAGATTCCGATTACGGACATATCAACTCGATTCAGAGAATTTTAGCGGGCTTCGTAAAATCGAATTTCGGTTATGACGATAAGAATTCCGAAATTCTCGCGACCTATATTCTTTATTACAACGCGATTCATAGAAAGGGTAAGGCGTATGTTGCAAAGAAATATTCCAATTCCGTAATTAAGGTTTTGAAACCAGAGTCGATTGGTATTTCGAAACGTTATTCGGAATGGCCCGGTAAAACGGAAATTATCGTTCCCTTGGTGGAGGACGTTCTCGGAAAAGACGTTCACACGGACGAATTGGAAGACGAAGTCAATAAAGACCTCGATAAAAAGAAGGAAGGACAATCCGAAAAGGATAAGTTCGACGATCTTCAGAGAGAAAAGAACAAGAAAGAATTAGAAGAGATC containing:
- a CDS encoding metalloenzyme; translated protein: MIFYMFIDGIGFGPNDPKTNPFARYAKSFFLPLADKPISGESSEILKNTVFLRTDASLGIKGLPQSATGQTSLWTGINACKVLQRHLSGFPTFTLKKIISKYSIIRVLDEHGFKADLLNCYSPAFAEHIKKNPRHVSASTLIQMASDRPLKTMEDLRNGKGLYMDITHEYLREFSQGFLEESDDLFRVRDPYETGKSIVQNCKEDDYTLCIYEFFLTDKVGHKMNWEAAEKYIGELESFLKGVTEALDPETDQLIVTSDHGNLEDLSVDVHTVNQVPTILYGKYTSVLKDKIKAIVNIPNAIYDILGIKMELKEEEFIKTEAP
- a CDS encoding tetratricopeptide repeat protein gives rise to the protein MNRSIILITGFLFICAGLLTGVYQTTIQDEDSKRKNVLERIKEGEEYLKQTNAKSAEKAVDIFSELSAREIPDEHSFRVKYDMGRALERNQDSLLALGIYRELNQKEGLSRDERSKVAYSMGNLLLQLNRDEEGKGHLEEVLRISADAKLRSNALSAIADYYMKKGNYDLSRKNYVLALQEDPENVKARVRWGKSLRRMGKDWSAYDVYDDYAQAGFYFDPEKEKVSSEFRSGILEKARQLYVRKQYYGAIDTFKKALEMGISPKAEEQALFYIAESYEAVGKSDSALQYLNRVLGNQDGSLDQTALFRKGTVYFKNGKYEKAAALFQEATDKYPDSPVGRKASAWKKESLDQVEDNLHYKESDKAKSKEDLETERFD
- a CDS encoding CopG family transcriptional regulator encodes the protein MARVDKRFQLLMTEEELELLKNEADKRNLSAGEMLRLSLRNEVYRSDSYERLEALKILASMEE
- a CDS encoding glucanase; the encoded protein is MGWITNSKVSLVALPAFVILSFSSLFSETKVLSLTDLQRNGLELSGKNGEQKTLKLQTRDRSLGSDLYLNFDSGEPSILKDISGNYKVLSSSFLPDSENVLHAKRSARFSGKRTGIRIAHSNSGVLTSKDLTEEFFIAFSIFPGTVEKDATLISKLYETSGNTFGWDLKIADDKLKAGFYSFFETEEKRFLSLQLVSNTTLKKNQWNRIILHFNPSEREIVLYLNGKESARGSIPANKNLIRMGFHPEDTTSFRIASSYYGWMENFAVFRGKPNPNAEDVSFPGQDFDPDTHTTQSKFGTALSPVYKSKYSSAFLEEIELKANIPKSSAIELYFRVSPTVFHPTSEGPAWIAVDLRKLESFKLDSMDPDVYRISLKNSLRKFLGITENKEDLLPFRYYQWRIKFKSDPNGNLTPELKNLTLTYRETIPPVRPLGLKVVENSIDDSGPSVCLTWKSNPEREVIHGGGYFIHYGIHPDRMVGIIRGTYPLTNEAPNKKTRPKHPASDYLDPITGLPDGKSANNIQEYYNKLNTCVDNRIISLNAEILLEKNQLFLKKGTTYYFRISAFNKAYHFQTGKDQVSPLSDPVEVYFLSE
- the rpiB gene encoding ribose 5-phosphate isomerase B; translated protein: MKKIGIASDHGGFELKEFLRTALAGELEIVDYGTKDETSVDYPIVIAEACKKVLSKEVEGLIALCGTGIGASIAANRLGGIRAALCHDQLTAELSKRHNNANVLVLGGRILGKELALNIVRTWIATPFEGGRHERRVNQLETLNS